The Papaver somniferum cultivar HN1 chromosome 3, ASM357369v1, whole genome shotgun sequence genome includes a region encoding these proteins:
- the LOC113362067 gene encoding uncharacterized protein LOC113362067, translating to MTNDQKKSNDGKHDQLPDVEHDQFPIRNIKVKVLLSEQEFEFRNMARTEMGLDKLMDMLKPNLRLKFNDIIDIMWFVDPCLPHSLIREDEFWYFLDHAENDENGWSVLHMQVIVRMNSDDESELSYDSVPPHEYLNPIKHKGVTQKENSIHEKCTF from the exons ATGACAAACGACCAAAAAAAAAG CAATGATGGTAAACATGACCAGCTTCCTGATGTGGAACATGACCAATTTCCTATAAGAAATATTAAGGTAAAGGTGCTGCTATCTGAACAGGAATTTGAGTTCAGAAACATGGCTAGAACTGAGATGGGTCTTGATAAGTTAATGGACATGCTGAAGCCTAATTTGAGATTGAAGTTTAATGACATTATAGACATAATGTGGTTTGTGGATCCTTGTTTACCACACTCTTTGATTAGGGAAGatgaattttggtattttttggaTCATGCAGAAAATGATGAGAATGGTTGGAGTGTGCTGCATATGCAAGTGATTGTTAGAATGAACTCAGATGATGAATCTGAACTTAGCTATGATTCTGTTCCTCCCCATGAGTACTTGAATCCAATTAAGCATAAGGgtgtaacacaaaaagaaaacagtaTCCATGAGAAATGCACATTCTAA